The sequence GTAGAGTTAGAAGTAGAGTTAATGGTACCAGTAGCTATGGAAGAGCAGATGAGATTTGCAATCAGAGAAGGTGGAAGAACAGTAGGTGCTGGTGTTGTTACTAAAATCTTAGATTAATGTGAGGATAAGCGATGCAGGAAAAAATTAGAATCAAGCTAAAAGCTTTTGACCATAGAGTTTTAGATCAATCTGTAAAACAGATAGTTGATACAGTTAAAAGAGGCGGAGGGCTCTTAAAGGGTCCTGTCCCTCTCCCAACAGAAAGAAAAGTTTGGTGCGTACACAGATCAC comes from Sulfurihydrogenibium subterraneum DSM 15120 and encodes:
- the rpsJ gene encoding 30S ribosomal protein S10, encoding MQEKIRIKLKAFDHRVLDQSVKQIVDTVKRGGGLLKGPVPLPTERKVWCVHRSPHKFEQSREHFEMRIHKRLIEIENATPQTIEALMDINLPAGVDVEIKLS